A genomic segment from Zerene cesonia ecotype Mississippi chromosome 7, Zerene_cesonia_1.1, whole genome shotgun sequence encodes:
- the LOC119840793 gene encoding protein N-terminal asparagine amidohydrolase isoform X2 has product MVVVLNGVLADECPTSVRALLAAHPGYRDAAAQLLSAAARVVAPPGLLYVAQREMAAVVPHDKNVTIIGSDDATSCIIVVLRHSGSGAVALAHLDGSGTAEAASAMVARVQQLAIGYPEGRLELQLIGGFTDPHGYADELFSNIMISFHRQTEEIDLTLACCCELNTALGGGAPSPLVTGVGVDIRAGDLFPATFPDKGPELPLRCARTITGGPNSTQVLDIYDNAVGMLRIGPFNYDPLRGVDLWLEQSDEFILQHLSTTPSVEPPHFVHNIRVTLKFIQQHPFPAVTVFPDNRPHYYRRDDQTGCWMPVRF; this is encoded by the exons ATGGTGGTGGTGTTGAACGGCGTGCTCGCGGACGAGTGTCCCACGTCGGTGCGCGCGCTGCTCGCGGCGCATCCCGGGTATAGGGATGCGGCTGCGCAGCTGCTGTCGGCCGCGGCGCGAGTGGTCGCCCCGCCCGGCCTCTTGTACGTGGCGCAAAGGGAGATGGCGGCGGTTGTCCCGCATGATA aaaacGTCACAATAATTGGGTCAGATGACGCCACATCATGTATCATTGTAGTTCTAAGACATTCAG GTTCTGGGGCAGTAGCACTAGCTCATTTAGACGGTTCAGGAACAGCAGAAGCGGCATCAGCCATGGTGGCTAGGGTTCAGCAGCTGGCCATAGGATACCCCGAAGGGAGGCTGGAACTCCAGCTGATTGGTGGATTTACGGATCCACACGGCTATGCTGATGAACTGTTCTCTAATATAATGa TATCGTTCCACCGTCAAACCGAGGAGATAGACCTGACGCTGGCTTGCTGCTGCGAGCTGAACACGGCGctcggcggcggcgcgccCTCGCCGCTGGTTACCGGCGTCGGCGTCGACATCCGCGCCGGCGACCTGTTCCCCGCCACCTTCCCCGACAAGGGGCCCGAGCTGCCGCTGCGCTGTGCCAGGACCATTACTGGTGGCCCCAATAGCACGCAG GTGCTGGACATATACGACAACGCGGTGGGCATGCTGCGCATCGGGCCGTTCAACTACGACCCGCTGCGGGGCGTGGACCTGTGGCTCGAGCAGTCCGACGAGTTCATCCTGCAGCACCTCAGCACCACGCCCAGCGTCGAGCCGCCGCACTTCGTGCACAAT ATCCGCGTGACGCTGAAGTTCATCCAGCAGCACCCGTTCCCGGCGGTGACCGTGTTCCCGGACAACCGGCCGCACTACTACCGCCGCGACGACCAGACCGGCTGCTGGATGCCCGTGCGCTTCTAA
- the LOC119840873 gene encoding brain protein I3 — translation MEKPTVTEQPPPYSATIPQGPQTGPNNPAGQPGQGAYPPPPPGYTPYNAPPGMAYVPNYGATNIIIPPAIITVGACPACRVGILEDDFTCLGILCAILFFPLGILCCLALKNRRCSNCGAMFG, via the exons ATGGAGAAACCTACAGTCACCGAGCAACCACCACCATACTCGGCAACTATTCCTCAAg GACCACAAACCGGCCCCAACAATCCTGCAGGCCAGCCGGGTCAAGGGGCTTATCCCCCTCCTCCGCCTGGCTACACACCATACAATGCCCCACCAGGGATGGCATATGTCCCCAACTATGGGGCTACTAACATAATCATACCCCCGGCTATTATAACTGTGGGAGCCTGTCCAGCCTGTCGTGTAGGTATACTAGAAGATGACTTCACATGCCTCGGGATTCTATGCGCTATCCTCTTCTTCCCTCTCGGAATTCTATGCTGTCTCGCTCTAAAGAACAGAAGATGCTCGAATTGTGGCGCTATGTTTGGATAG
- the LOC119840793 gene encoding protein N-terminal asparagine amidohydrolase isoform X1, with translation MSVNKLTFCIAFFLFLLQIKESSMVVVLNGVLADECPTSVRALLAAHPGYRDAAAQLLSAAARVVAPPGLLYVAQREMAAVVPHDKNVTIIGSDDATSCIIVVLRHSGSGAVALAHLDGSGTAEAASAMVARVQQLAIGYPEGRLELQLIGGFTDPHGYADELFSNIMISFHRQTEEIDLTLACCCELNTALGGGAPSPLVTGVGVDIRAGDLFPATFPDKGPELPLRCARTITGGPNSTQVLDIYDNAVGMLRIGPFNYDPLRGVDLWLEQSDEFILQHLSTTPSVEPPHFVHNIRVTLKFIQQHPFPAVTVFPDNRPHYYRRDDQTGCWMPVRF, from the exons ATGTCTGTGAATAAGTTAACGTTTTGTATTGcgttctttttatttcttctacaAATAAAGGA AAGCAGTATGGTGGTGGTGTTGAACGGCGTGCTCGCGGACGAGTGTCCCACGTCGGTGCGCGCGCTGCTCGCGGCGCATCCCGGGTATAGGGATGCGGCTGCGCAGCTGCTGTCGGCCGCGGCGCGAGTGGTCGCCCCGCCCGGCCTCTTGTACGTGGCGCAAAGGGAGATGGCGGCGGTTGTCCCGCATGATA aaaacGTCACAATAATTGGGTCAGATGACGCCACATCATGTATCATTGTAGTTCTAAGACATTCAG GTTCTGGGGCAGTAGCACTAGCTCATTTAGACGGTTCAGGAACAGCAGAAGCGGCATCAGCCATGGTGGCTAGGGTTCAGCAGCTGGCCATAGGATACCCCGAAGGGAGGCTGGAACTCCAGCTGATTGGTGGATTTACGGATCCACACGGCTATGCTGATGAACTGTTCTCTAATATAATGa TATCGTTCCACCGTCAAACCGAGGAGATAGACCTGACGCTGGCTTGCTGCTGCGAGCTGAACACGGCGctcggcggcggcgcgccCTCGCCGCTGGTTACCGGCGTCGGCGTCGACATCCGCGCCGGCGACCTGTTCCCCGCCACCTTCCCCGACAAGGGGCCCGAGCTGCCGCTGCGCTGTGCCAGGACCATTACTGGTGGCCCCAATAGCACGCAG GTGCTGGACATATACGACAACGCGGTGGGCATGCTGCGCATCGGGCCGTTCAACTACGACCCGCTGCGGGGCGTGGACCTGTGGCTCGAGCAGTCCGACGAGTTCATCCTGCAGCACCTCAGCACCACGCCCAGCGTCGAGCCGCCGCACTTCGTGCACAAT ATCCGCGTGACGCTGAAGTTCATCCAGCAGCACCCGTTCCCGGCGGTGACCGTGTTCCCGGACAACCGGCCGCACTACTACCGCCGCGACGACCAGACCGGCTGCTGGATGCCCGTGCGCTTCTAA